The following are from one region of the Halarcobacter sp. genome:
- the mgtE gene encoding magnesium transporter, translated as MDDLKVIETKDLLLAAIEDYKAGNSEVHPYDLAKELEKLRDLDEKEYEFICKKIPSELFAEMLCEMPSYIQEEITEVISDKKIANITSKMDSDDASELIYNISQKDEELAQTILSKLDNEDKEIIERLNSYEDHEAGSYMQSELFSATLDEDIGTAVKRLKKLKEDDLLDNIFHVFLVDRNGKLIGGIGLEELILYEKEQKFSEISEDKITNYSSSHKSDISEVVEMFTHYNLSALAIVDDNGKLLGRITHDDIHDIIQEQDTKQLYSLAGVNDDAEHEESIYLIGRKRAIWLGINLITAILASVVIGLFDATIQSLVALAVLMPIVASMGGNAGTQTLTVTVRQMALGEISYEDAKKTISKEVLISLANGFIFAFIIGFIAFFWFKIPLLGFVIALSMVINLLSAGFFGAVIPILLEKFDIDPAIGSTVILTTVTDVVGFFSFLGLATIVLL; from the coding sequence ATGGATGACTTAAAGGTTATAGAAACAAAAGATTTATTGTTAGCTGCTATTGAAGATTATAAAGCAGGTAATTCTGAAGTACACCCTTATGATTTAGCAAAAGAGCTAGAAAAATTAAGGGATTTAGATGAAAAAGAGTATGAGTTTATTTGTAAAAAAATCCCTAGTGAACTTTTTGCAGAGATGCTTTGTGAAATGCCTAGTTATATTCAAGAGGAGATAACTGAGGTAATAAGTGATAAAAAAATTGCAAATATTACATCTAAAATGGATAGTGATGATGCTTCTGAGCTTATTTATAATATTTCACAAAAAGATGAAGAGTTAGCACAAACAATTCTATCAAAACTTGATAATGAAGATAAAGAGATAATTGAGAGATTAAATTCATATGAAGATCATGAGGCTGGATCTTACATGCAAAGTGAGTTATTTAGTGCGACTTTAGATGAAGATATTGGAACAGCTGTAAAAAGATTAAAAAAATTAAAAGAGGATGATTTATTAGATAATATATTTCATGTATTTTTAGTTGATAGAAATGGAAAGCTAATAGGCGGAATAGGTTTAGAAGAATTAATTCTTTATGAAAAAGAACAAAAGTTTAGTGAAATATCAGAAGATAAAATTACAAACTATTCTTCAAGTCATAAAAGTGATATAAGTGAAGTTGTTGAGATGTTTACACATTATAACTTAAGTGCATTGGCAATTGTAGATGATAATGGAAAATTATTAGGAAGAATTACTCATGATGATATTCATGATATTATTCAAGAGCAAGATACTAAACAATTGTACTCTTTGGCCGGAGTTAATGATGATGCCGAACATGAAGAGAGTATATATTTAATTGGTAGAAAAAGAGCAATATGGTTAGGAATAAATTTAATTACTGCTATTTTGGCTTCTGTAGTAATAGGTTTATTTGATGCAACTATTCAATCTTTGGTTGCACTTGCTGTGTTGATGCCAATTGTTGCTTCTATGGGTGGAAATGCAGGGACACAAACATTAACAGTAACAGTAAGACAAATGGCATTAGGTGAGATTAGTTATGAAGATGCTAAAAAAACTATAAGTAAAGAGGTTTTAATATCTTTGGCAAATGGGTTTATTTTTGCTTTTATTATAGGTTTTATCGCATTCTTTTGGTTTAAAATACCTCTTTTAGGATTTGTAATTGCTTTATCTATGGTAATAAATCTTTTGAGTGCAGGTTTTTTTGGTGCAGTAATACCTATACTTTTAGAAAAATTTGATATTGACCCAGCAATTGGTTCAACAGTAATATTAACAACGGTAACAGATGTAGTTGGATTTTTTAGTTTCTTAGGTTTAGCTACAATAGTTTTATTATAA
- a CDS encoding succinylglutamate desuccinylase/aspartoacylase family protein, which yields MDKSNDKFILSGKEIEKGTITTLNIELPKLYQTPATLPIKIIRGKRNGPTVFISAAIHGDELNGVEIIRRFKKLNILKRVKGTIILIPIVNIYGVMTLSRYMPDRRDLNRSFPGTKKGSLASRVAKTFFDEIVTKCDLGIDLHTASIHKSNLPQIRANINDEFTFKLAKAFEAPVILHSELRDGSLREAAQENNIPVLLYEAGEALRFDETSIRIGVKGIVNVLRELEMIPKTPIKRKRLPIITKSSQWIRATESGILRTIKRLGETVHEDEIIAYIDDTLDDESFEIKAQFDGVIIGKSEIPLVQEGDAIFHIAKFKNLETAENKIEYFNENAIENSEFIELNKEEIIE from the coding sequence TTGGATAAAAGTAACGATAAATTTATATTATCAGGGAAAGAGATAGAAAAAGGGACTATAACTACCTTAAATATTGAACTTCCTAAACTATATCAAACTCCAGCGACTCTTCCTATAAAAATTATTAGAGGAAAGAGAAATGGACCTACTGTATTTATAAGTGCAGCCATACATGGTGATGAATTAAATGGTGTAGAGATTATTAGAAGATTTAAAAAATTAAATATTCTAAAAAGAGTAAAAGGTACAATTATTCTTATCCCCATTGTTAATATATATGGAGTGATGACATTATCAAGATATATGCCAGATAGAAGAGACTTAAATAGATCTTTTCCTGGTACAAAAAAAGGTTCTCTTGCAAGTCGTGTTGCAAAAACTTTTTTTGATGAAATTGTTACAAAGTGCGATTTGGGAATAGATTTACATACAGCTTCAATTCATAAATCCAACCTTCCTCAAATAAGAGCCAATATAAATGATGAATTTACTTTTAAACTGGCAAAAGCCTTTGAAGCACCAGTGATTTTACATTCTGAATTAAGAGATGGTTCTTTAAGGGAAGCAGCACAAGAAAACAATATACCTGTTCTTCTTTATGAAGCAGGAGAAGCACTAAGATTTGATGAAACTTCTATTAGAATTGGAGTAAAAGGTATTGTAAATGTTTTAAGAGAGTTAGAAATGATTCCTAAAACACCAATAAAAAGGAAAAGACTTCCTATAATTACAAAAAGTAGTCAATGGATTAGAGCAACAGAGAGTGGAATTTTAAGAACTATTAAAAGACTTGGTGAAACAGTACACGAAGATGAGATAATTGCCTATATTGATGATACATTAGATGATGAAAGTTTTGAAATAAAAGCTCAATTTGATGGAGTTATAATAGGAAAATCTGAAATTCCTCTTGTACAAGAAGGTGATGCAATTTTTCATATTGCAAAATTTAAAAATCTTGAAACAGCTGAAAATAAAATTGAATATTTTAATGAAAATGCTATTGAAAATAGTGAGTTTATAGAATTAAATAAAGAAGAGATTATCGAATAA
- the rimK gene encoding 30S ribosomal protein S6--L-glutamate ligase, with protein sequence MRVYILSRNSSLYSTRRLVEAAEQRGWEVRVIDYLKCSIEIMKGELKINYLGKELPKPDAIIPRIGASRTFYGTAMVRHFEMMDVFSVTGSLAIKRSRDKLRSLQILSKNGVDMPKTVFASNKSSAKDVIALSGGTPLVLKILEGTQGVGVVLVETLKAAKSVLDAFYGMDVNLLVQEFIEEAGGADIRAFIVDGEVVGAMKRQGAEGDFRSNLHQGGSATAHKLTRKEKSTALAAAKAMGLGVCGVDMIPSKRGPLVMEVNSSPGLEGIEKSTNIDIAGKIMDFIEKNASHIGGDEEKPKRRRIKKDNIGA encoded by the coding sequence ATGAGAGTATATATTTTATCGAGAAATTCATCGTTATATTCAACAAGAAGACTTGTTGAAGCAGCAGAGCAAAGAGGTTGGGAAGTAAGAGTAATAGATTATTTAAAATGTAGTATTGAGATAATGAAAGGTGAATTAAAGATAAATTATTTGGGTAAGGAATTACCAAAACCTGATGCAATTATTCCTAGAATTGGTGCGAGTAGAACATTTTATGGTACTGCTATGGTTAGACACTTTGAGATGATGGATGTATTTTCTGTAACAGGAAGTTTAGCTATAAAAAGAAGTAGAGATAAACTAAGAAGTTTACAAATATTATCAAAAAATGGTGTAGATATGCCAAAAACTGTATTTGCTTCAAACAAATCTAGTGCAAAAGATGTTATCGCTTTAAGTGGAGGAACACCATTAGTTTTAAAAATACTTGAAGGTACTCAAGGGGTAGGAGTTGTACTTGTTGAAACACTAAAAGCAGCAAAATCAGTACTTGATGCTTTTTATGGAATGGATGTAAACTTATTAGTTCAAGAATTTATTGAAGAAGCAGGTGGTGCAGATATTAGAGCTTTTATAGTTGATGGCGAAGTAGTTGGAGCTATGAAAAGACAAGGTGCAGAGGGAGACTTTAGATCAAACCTACATCAAGGTGGAAGTGCAACTGCACACAAATTAACTAGAAAAGAAAAAAGTACAGCTCTTGCTGCTGCAAAAGCAATGGGACTTGGTGTTTGTGGAGTTGATATGATACCATCAAAAAGGGGACCACTTGTTATGGAAGTAAACTCATCTCCTGGATTAGAAGGTATTGAAAAATCAACAAATATTGATATTGCTGGTAAAATCATGGATTTTATTGAAAAAAATGCTTCACATATTGGTGGAGATGAAGAAAAACCAAAAAGAAGAAGAATAAAAAAAGATAATATTGGAGCTTAA
- a CDS encoding RimK/LysX family protein, translating to MKEKKIVGRREIISILDLNLIDLDAKVDTGADSNALHCDDIVINEDTVEFTLLDEVHPSYHGKRMKLPIYKIKKVKSSNGQVQLRPSIKVSVEFMGKHYKSVISLTNRADMKFPMLIGRRFLKDRFLVDVAQEYISKNKKEL from the coding sequence ATGAAAGAAAAAAAAATTGTTGGAAGAAGAGAAATAATCTCTATTTTAGATTTAAATCTAATTGATTTAGATGCAAAAGTTGACACTGGGGCAGATTCTAATGCTTTACATTGTGATGATATTGTTATAAATGAAGATACTGTAGAGTTTACTCTTTTAGATGAAGTTCATCCCTCTTATCATGGGAAAAGGATGAAGTTACCAATATATAAAATAAAAAAAGTTAAAAGCTCAAACGGGCAAGTACAATTAAGACCTTCTATAAAAGTTAGTGTTGAATTTATGGGTAAACATTATAAAAGTGTAATTTCACTAACAAATAGAGCTGATATGAAATTTCCAATGCTTATAGGAAGGCGTTTTTTAAAAGATAGATTTTTAGTTGATGTTGCACAAGAATATATAAGTAAAAATAAAAAGGAACTGTAA
- a CDS encoding tetratricopeptide repeat protein, translated as MKIIFSFLFLLSYVYSYTFEQAKEFEENNGTLKSISLYKKLIEENNTNAMLHLAKIYIQGKEIQKNINEAKNLLEKASELNHNESSYLLGKLYLSKKTHFYNLAKAYNSFVKAANNGYAPAQNMVGQFLVNGIAVDKDYKLAVKLFEKASKQDFIDAQCNLAFMYASGKGVFPNFGRAHQFAKKGKIQGNKRCIKVWNDFNLEKYPEDKGWKFKFYTKPEN; from the coding sequence ATGAAGATTATATTTTCTTTTCTTTTTTTACTTAGCTATGTCTATTCATATACATTTGAGCAAGCAAAAGAGTTTGAAGAAAATAATGGCACTCTAAAATCAATCTCTTTATATAAGAAACTAATAGAAGAAAACAATACTAATGCAATGCTTCATTTGGCAAAAATATATATACAAGGTAAAGAGATTCAAAAAAATATTAATGAAGCAAAAAATCTTTTAGAAAAAGCAAGTGAATTAAATCACAATGAATCCTCTTATCTTTTAGGAAAACTATATTTATCTAAAAAAACACATTTTTATAATCTAGCAAAAGCTTATAATAGTTTTGTAAAAGCTGCTAATAATGGATATGCTCCTGCTCAAAATATGGTTGGACAATTTTTAGTAAATGGAATTGCTGTTGACAAAGACTATAAATTGGCTGTAAAACTATTTGAAAAAGCTTCAAAGCAAGACTTTATTGATGCACAATGTAACCTTGCTTTTATGTATGCCAGTGGAAAAGGTGTATTTCCAAACTTTGGTCGAGCTCATCAATTTGCTAAAAAAGGTAAAATACAAGGCAATAAAAGATGTATAAAAGTTTGGAATGATTTTAACCTTGAAAAATATCCAGAAGACAAAGGTTGGAAGTTTAAATTTTATACTAAGCCTGAAAACTAA
- a CDS encoding alanine racemase, producing the protein MAKIILNKSNYFHNLKVAEEKLGSKDKIAVVLKDNAYGHGLIEISTMAKEYGITKAVVRTIEEAEKIETFFEQILILADTAIHTYSHTFHIAVNSLEDIERLPKNTNVHIKVDTGMHRNGISLENLEEAIHGILRKKLNLTGVFTHFRSADELSCEFFWQRSVFIQAKKLVKSLCEKLFLTIPKFHCANSSALFRFKNYEEDFARLGIAQYGYLESNPIFENPKLKPVMSLWGEKIVTRELKKNQKVGYGGKYLAKEDMKVSTYKVGYGDGFLRLNGEDTYFTPKGYQILGKVSMDNLSINCEDEEVCIFDDVTALAKIHDTITYEITTTLNPNIPKEIR; encoded by the coding sequence TTGGCAAAAATCATTTTAAATAAATCAAACTACTTTCATAATCTAAAGGTTGCTGAAGAAAAATTAGGTTCAAAAGATAAAATTGCAGTTGTATTAAAAGATAATGCATATGGTCATGGACTAATAGAAATTTCTACAATGGCAAAAGAATATGGTATAACAAAAGCTGTAGTAAGAACTATCGAAGAAGCAGAAAAGATTGAGACATTTTTTGAGCAAATCTTAATCTTAGCTGACACTGCTATTCACACTTATTCACATACTTTTCACATAGCTGTAAATAGTCTTGAAGATATAGAAAGGTTACCCAAAAACACGAATGTTCACATAAAAGTGGATACAGGAATGCATAGAAATGGAATTTCACTTGAAAACCTAGAAGAGGCTATTCATGGGATTTTGAGAAAAAAACTTAATTTAACTGGAGTTTTCACACACTTTAGAAGTGCAGATGAATTATCATGTGAATTCTTTTGGCAGAGGTCAGTTTTTATACAGGCAAAAAAACTTGTAAAGAGCTTATGTGAAAAACTTTTTTTAACTATTCCTAAGTTTCATTGTGCTAACTCGTCAGCTTTATTTAGGTTTAAGAATTATGAGGAAGATTTTGCTAGATTAGGAATAGCACAATATGGTTATTTAGAATCAAATCCCATCTTTGAAAATCCAAAATTAAAACCAGTAATGTCACTTTGGGGAGAAAAAATTGTAACAAGAGAATTAAAGAAAAATCAAAAAGTTGGATATGGTGGAAAATATTTGGCAAAAGAAGATATGAAAGTTTCAACATATAAAGTTGGATATGGGGATGGGTTTTTAAGACTGAATGGAGAAGATACATATTTTACACCCAAAGGTTATCAAATTTTAGGAAAAGTTTCTATGGATAATTTATCTATCAATTGTGAAGATGAAGAAGTATGTATTTTTGATGATGTTACAGCTTTAGCTAAAATCCACGATACAATAACTTATGAAATTACTACAACTTTAAATCCAAATATCCCAAAAGAGATTCGATAA
- the uvrC gene encoding excinuclease ABC subunit UvrC, protein MNLEEKLKQLPNEAGVYQYFDEKGKLLYIGKAKVLKNRVKSYFKFTPKLLPADKLSPRIYKMITEVKSLEWIVVPNEHDALILENSLIKQLKPKYNILLRDDKTYPYIYINLNEDFPRLEITRRVLKEKNIKYFGPYSTGARDMLDSIYEIVPLVQKKSCIKGKEACLFYQIKKCFAPCEGKISKEDYSKLVDDALNYIYNKNKLISKLTKKMEEYSSEFRFEEAMKLRDRIKTIEKSQIQTGMDLATNENIDLFAIKIIGTKAVLVRMFFRDGKLASSNHNYIKPNKEDITIDIQEAYERAIVNYYDNEIPVLPDEIIITTQLEEKDEIENFIKEKFSKKIPIITPQRGKKKEILNVALNNCDELLRLSSVKDTTSVYAQLKQLFNLEKVPNRFECFDNSHMMGQATVGAMVTWEEKFEKGDFRHYNLEAKDEYAQMRETLIRRVDSFEKNPAPDMWVIDGGETLLKLAIDIRNSCGVNLDIVAIAKEKLDFKAHRAKGSAKDIIFFENNGVIEKLDLLPSDKRLQFIQRLRDEAHRFAISFHKKQKRKEDTQISLLQIKGIGEAKMKKLLLYFGTFENIKNSSIEELKDVLNEKDAMLITNYFKTLEG, encoded by the coding sequence ATGAATTTAGAAGAGAAATTAAAGCAACTACCAAATGAAGCCGGAGTTTATCAATATTTTGATGAAAAAGGTAAGCTTTTATATATAGGAAAAGCAAAAGTATTAAAAAACAGAGTAAAGTCTTATTTTAAATTTACTCCAAAGCTATTGCCTGCTGATAAATTAAGTCCACGTATATATAAAATGATTACAGAAGTAAAATCTTTAGAATGGATAGTTGTACCAAACGAACACGATGCACTTATTCTAGAAAATTCTCTTATTAAGCAATTAAAACCAAAATATAATATATTACTTCGTGATGATAAAACCTATCCATATATTTATATAAACTTAAATGAAGACTTTCCACGACTTGAAATTACAAGAAGAGTATTAAAAGAAAAAAATATTAAATATTTTGGTCCCTACTCTACTGGAGCTAGAGATATGTTAGATTCTATTTATGAAATTGTTCCTTTAGTTCAAAAAAAATCTTGTATAAAAGGGAAAGAAGCCTGTCTTTTTTATCAAATAAAAAAATGTTTTGCTCCTTGTGAAGGAAAAATTTCAAAAGAGGATTATTCAAAACTAGTTGATGATGCTTTAAATTATATTTATAATAAGAATAAACTTATCTCAAAACTAACTAAAAAAATGGAAGAATATAGTAGTGAATTTAGATTTGAAGAAGCTATGAAATTAAGAGATAGAATAAAAACTATTGAAAAATCTCAGATACAAACAGGTATGGATTTAGCTACAAATGAAAACATTGATCTATTTGCAATAAAAATTATTGGTACTAAAGCGGTACTTGTAAGAATGTTCTTTAGGGATGGAAAATTAGCTTCTAGTAATCATAACTATATTAAACCAAACAAAGAAGATATTACAATTGATATTCAAGAAGCTTATGAAAGAGCCATTGTTAATTACTATGATAATGAGATTCCAGTATTACCTGATGAGATTATAATAACTACGCAATTAGAAGAAAAAGATGAAATAGAAAATTTTATAAAAGAGAAATTTTCTAAAAAAATACCAATAATTACACCACAAAGAGGTAAGAAAAAAGAGATTTTAAATGTTGCTTTAAATAATTGTGATGAGCTACTTAGACTATCTTCAGTAAAAGATACTACCTCAGTTTATGCACAACTAAAACAACTATTTAATTTAGAAAAAGTCCCTAATAGATTTGAGTGTTTTGATAACTCACATATGATGGGACAAGCAACTGTAGGAGCGATGGTAACTTGGGAAGAAAAGTTTGAAAAAGGTGATTTTAGACACTATAATCTAGAAGCAAAAGATGAATATGCCCAAATGAGAGAAACACTAATAAGAAGAGTAGATAGTTTTGAAAAAAATCCAGCTCCTGATATGTGGGTAATAGATGGAGGAGAAACTTTACTTAAACTTGCAATTGATATAAGAAATTCATGTGGTGTAAACCTTGATATTGTAGCTATAGCAAAAGAGAAACTTGACTTTAAAGCCCACAGAGCAAAAGGTAGTGCAAAAGATATAATCTTTTTTGAAAATAATGGAGTTATTGAAAAATTAGATTTACTTCCTAGTGATAAAAGATTACAATTTATACAAAGATTAAGAGATGAAGCACATAGATTTGCTATATCATTTCATAAGAAACAAAAAAGAAAAGAAGACACACAAATCTCTTTATTACAGATAAAAGGTATAGGTGAGGCAAAGATGAAAAAACTTCTTTTATATTTTGGAACATTTGAAAATATAAAAAATTCTTCTATTGAAGAATTAAAAGATGTTCTAAACGAAAAAGATGCTATGCTTATAACAAATTATTTTAAAACTCTTGAAGGTTAA
- a CDS encoding ATP-binding protein — MLSIEKKIKNRILILILMILISTGIVIISYENHLIKNHIEHDITTQNENINNTFNLFIDELDKNIAERTNFMLNKESRLALKNKDRKLLYKYTKKHFKRMSENNKYLKIMTFRLTDGSAFLRVHKPEMFGDKLNKKRKIILDTILTEKRQFGFEIGKLKMTHRIVTPIFYEDKLIGVVEVGIEPEYIIEKMNNIFNIKSSLFVKNEQLELSLQKVESNYKYKINDFIFVRGSELIRDNLQKINFDEKISKIEFRGKDYYIDTIKLLDHKNNVAAKMLISYDLTTFKKEFDEMLEKNLMITFLVIIILFIVLNMGLNHFLKKIDSLYLNILKKDKMMLHQSKLASMGEMIGNIAHQWRQPLSVISTSASGIRVQNELGVLTDETLHNSIDGIVNSTKYLSQTIDDFMDFVKSDKSAIDFDVKENIEKNIEILKGSLKIHQINLVLKCQSEFIKGFPNELTQVFINIVHNAKDALKENNIKEKYIFIETNKTDKNIEIIIKDNAKGIPKNVINKVFDPYFTTKNESNGTGLGLYMSYRIVTESMKGEIKVENVEYDFYGNKYTGAMFTVSLPLNN, encoded by the coding sequence ATGCTAAGTATTGAAAAAAAGATAAAAAATAGAATATTAATTTTAATTTTAATGATTCTAATTAGTACAGGTATCGTAATTATTTCATATGAAAATCATTTAATAAAAAATCACATTGAACATGACATCACTACTCAAAATGAAAATATTAATAATACTTTTAATCTTTTTATAGATGAATTAGACAAAAATATTGCAGAAAGAACAAATTTTATGCTTAATAAAGAGAGTAGATTAGCATTAAAAAATAAAGATAGAAAACTATTATACAAATATACAAAAAAACATTTCAAAAGAATGAGTGAAAACAATAAATATCTTAAGATAATGACTTTTAGATTGACTGATGGAAGTGCATTTTTAAGAGTTCACAAGCCTGAAATGTTTGGAGATAAGCTAAATAAAAAAAGAAAAATCATACTAGATACAATACTTACTGAAAAACGACAATTTGGTTTTGAAATTGGCAAATTAAAAATGACACATAGAATTGTAACTCCTATATTTTATGAGGATAAATTAATTGGTGTTGTTGAAGTTGGAATTGAACCTGAATATATTATTGAAAAGATGAATAATATTTTTAATATAAAATCATCACTTTTTGTTAAAAATGAACAATTAGAATTGTCTTTGCAAAAAGTTGAAAGTAATTATAAATATAAAATTAATGATTTTATTTTTGTTCGAGGAAGTGAATTAATAAGAGATAACTTGCAAAAAATAAATTTTGATGAAAAAATATCAAAAATAGAGTTTAGAGGAAAAGATTATTATATAGATACTATTAAACTTTTAGATCATAAAAATAATGTTGCTGCAAAAATGTTAATATCTTATGATTTAACAACTTTTAAAAAAGAGTTTGATGAAATGCTTGAAAAGAATTTGATGATTACTTTTTTAGTAATCATAATACTTTTTATAGTGTTAAATATGGGGTTAAATCATTTTTTAAAAAAGATTGATAGTTTATATTTGAATATTTTAAAGAAAGATAAGATGATGTTACATCAATCTAAACTTGCATCAATGGGTGAAATGATTGGAAATATAGCTCATCAATGGAGACAACCCTTAAGTGTAATATCTACTAGTGCTAGTGGGATTAGGGTTCAAAATGAATTGGGCGTTTTAACCGATGAAACTCTACATAATTCAATTGATGGAATAGTAAATAGTACAAAATATCTTTCACAAACAATTGATGATTTTATGGATTTTGTAAAAAGTGATAAAAGTGCCATAGATTTTGATGTAAAAGAAAATATTGAAAAAAATATTGAAATATTAAAAGGTAGTCTAAAAATTCATCAAATAAATTTAGTATTAAAGTGTCAAAGTGAGTTTATTAAAGGTTTCCCTAATGAATTAACTCAAGTCTTTATAAATATTGTTCATAATGCAAAAGATGCCCTAAAAGAGAATAATATAAAAGAAAAATATATATTTATTGAAACAAATAAAACCGATAAAAATATAGAAATAATTATAAAAGACAATGCAAAAGGAATTCCTAAAAATGTGATAAATAAAGTTTTTGATCCTTATTTTACAACAAAAAATGAATCAAATGGAACAGGTTTGGGACTTTATATGTCATATAGAATTGTAACTGAAAGTATGAAAGGTGAAATAAAAGTTGAAAATGTTGAATACGATTTTTATGGAAACAAATATACTGGGGCAATGTTTACAGTATCATTGCCTTTAAATAACTAA